The following are encoded in a window of Castanea sativa cultivar Marrone di Chiusa Pesio chromosome 5, ASM4071231v1 genomic DNA:
- the LOC142634178 gene encoding uncharacterized protein LOC142634178 isoform X1, translated as MGCSGSSQAKADGDFKKIQKPKPWKHTEPITRTQLMQMRDEFWDTAPHYGGQKEIWDALRAAAEADLTLAQTIVESAGVIVQSADLTICYDERGARYELPKYVLSEPTNLI; from the exons ATGGGTTGTTCTGGATCTTCTCAGGCCAAAGCCGATG GggattttaagaaaattcagAAGCCAAAACCTTGGAAGCATACCGAACCAATTACAAGGACACAACTAATGCAGATGCGTGATGAATTTTGGGATACCGCTCCACACTATGGTGGCCAGAAAG AGATATGGGATGCACTTCGAGCAGCTGCTGAAGCAGACTTAACCCTTGCACAAACAATCGTGGAAAGTGCAGGTGTGATCGTTCAGAGTGCTGACTTGACAATCTGTTATGATGAGAGAG GTGCAAGGTATGAACTACCCAAGTATGTTTTGAGTGAGCCAACCAATTTGATATGA
- the LOC142634178 gene encoding uncharacterized protein LOC142634178 isoform X2: MRDFKKIQKPKPWKHTEPITRTQLMQMRDEFWDTAPHYGGQKEIWDALRAAAEADLTLAQTIVESAGVIVQSADLTICYDERGARYELPKYVLSEPTNLI; encoded by the exons ATGC GggattttaagaaaattcagAAGCCAAAACCTTGGAAGCATACCGAACCAATTACAAGGACACAACTAATGCAGATGCGTGATGAATTTTGGGATACCGCTCCACACTATGGTGGCCAGAAAG AGATATGGGATGCACTTCGAGCAGCTGCTGAAGCAGACTTAACCCTTGCACAAACAATCGTGGAAAGTGCAGGTGTGATCGTTCAGAGTGCTGACTTGACAATCTGTTATGATGAGAGAG GTGCAAGGTATGAACTACCCAAGTATGTTTTGAGTGAGCCAACCAATTTGATATGA
- the LOC142637384 gene encoding uncharacterized protein LOC142637384, whose product MATMLRSTTWGNVGFTTLLVRRLSHVMALPPPLDAPIHRELTSPPPVLPESDSSDNHNIGFGFEFPSFSFGGSMELMAVPKRKVSPHKRGIRNGPRALKPTPVIVRCLSCGRVKLPHFYCCSGKREGVGEQNDSSR is encoded by the exons ATGGCGACGATGCTGAGGAGCACCACCTGGGGGAACGTGGGGTTCACCACGTTGCTTGTTCGGAGGTTGAGTCACGTTATGGCTCTCCCTCCACCATTGGATGCTCCCATCCACCGTGAGCTCACATCTCCGCCGCCCGTTTTGCCTGAGTCAGACAGCAGCGACAACCACAACAtaggatttggatttgagttCCCAAGTTTCTCCTTTGGTGGATCTATGGAGCTTATGGCTGTCCCCAAGAGGAAG GTTTCTCCCCATAAGAGAGGCATAAGAAATGGGCCAAGGGCTTTAAAACCTACCCCTGTGATTGTACGGTGCTT GAGCTGTGGTCGGGTCAAGCTGCCACACTTCTACTGTTGCAGTGGAAAGAGGGAAGGTGTCGGTGAGCAAAATGATTCATCCAGATAA